The genome window GCCTTCTTCGCTTCTATCACATCACTCATTACTATCTGATGATGGGAGGGGCAGAGCCCGTGTTGAGGTATGGGGATGACCTTCTTGGAAGTTGCTTTCTCTGCATAGTATGCCAGATTGCGATCGGGACCGAAGAGAACAGTTGTGGATTTCATAGCATTGACTACCTCACGGGCATTCGCAGAAGTACAGATACAGTCAGCGAGTGCCTTACTTTCCGCAAGAGTATTCACATACAGAACGACCTCAGCATCTGGGTACTGACGTTTCATCGCCTTCAGCTCCTCCACCTGCAACTGCTGTGCCATCGGACATATCGCACCCTTATCAGGGATAACAACCTTCATATCTGGATTCAGTAGCGCCGCAGTCTCTGCCATAAAATCGACGCCACAGAAGATTAGGAGCTCTGAAGTAGTCCCCATTGCTTTTCTTGCCAATTCTAATGAATCGCCCACAAAATCCGCTATATCCTGCACCTCCGCTCTTTGATAGTTATGAGCCAAGATGATCGCGTTCTTTTCACGCTTTAACTGCTCTATCCGTTCTATCTGCTCCATCATCTCTTATTTAATTTATAATGAGGATATGAATATGAAGATAGATGCACCCATTCTATATATTTATCAGGAGTAGTCCAATAAGAAATCCGATTATTGAACCGGTATTGAGAAATGGCAGACCAGCATGGGGTTTACCCTTACCTGAGAACCTTGTAAGTACTGAATATCCCACTAAGGTGCCTGCCAAAGCACCCAGAGCTGGTACAACACTCGGATAGCTCACATATGCCGATACCACCAGTATAGCAGGTATAACCGCGTCC of Methanophagales archaeon contains these proteins:
- the nadA gene encoding quinolinate synthase NadA; translation: MMEQIERIEQLKREKNAIILAHNYQRAEVQDIADFVGDSLELARKAMGTTSELLIFCGVDFMAETAALLNPDMKVVIPDKGAICPMAQQLQVEELKAMKRQYPDAEVVLYVNTLAESKALADCICTSANAREVVNAMKSTTVLFGPDRNLAYYAEKATSKKVIPIPQHGLCPSHHQIVMSDVIEAKKAHPNAKVIVHPECIPEVQDIADYIASTSGMVKFCKTRASGDEFLVGTEIGLLHRLKKEAPDKKFYPISTTAVCPQMKMHTLEKIALALEREEPEVTVPDEITDKARRAIERMFTITDK